Proteins co-encoded in one Prescottella sp. R16 genomic window:
- a CDS encoding class II fumarate hydratase: MTDSNDPRFRIEHDTMGEVRVPVDALWRAQTQRAVENFPISGRGLERAQIRAMGLLKAACAQVNKDLGLLDPDKADAIVAAANEIADGRHDDQFPIDVFQTGSGTSSNMNVNEVIASLAARAGVTVHPNDDVNMSQSSNDTFPTAVHVAATEATVKDLVPALDHLRLALLDKATQWRTVVKSGRTHLMDAVPVTLGQEFGGYAHQVEAGMERVLATLPRLGELPIGGTAVGTGLNAPDGFGPRVVAELVRTTDLDALRPARNSFEAQAARDGLVELSGALRTVAVSLTKIANDVRWMGSGPLTGLGEIRLPDLQPGSSIMPGKVNPVLPEAVTQVAAQVVGNDATVAWGGAAGAFELNVYIPVMARNVLESIRLLANVSRLFADRCIAGLEADEERLRTLAESSPSIVTPLNSAIGYEEAAAVAKQALREKKTIRQTVIDRGLVGDGLTEAELDRRLDVLAMTQVDRDE, encoded by the coding sequence ATGACTGACAGCAACGATCCCCGGTTCCGTATCGAGCACGACACGATGGGTGAGGTCAGGGTTCCGGTCGATGCCCTGTGGCGGGCGCAGACGCAACGTGCCGTCGAGAATTTCCCGATTTCCGGCCGCGGCCTCGAGCGCGCCCAGATTCGCGCCATGGGGCTGCTGAAAGCCGCTTGCGCACAGGTCAACAAGGACCTCGGACTGCTCGATCCGGACAAGGCCGACGCGATCGTCGCCGCCGCGAACGAGATCGCCGACGGCCGCCACGACGACCAGTTCCCGATCGACGTGTTCCAGACCGGGTCCGGGACGAGTTCGAACATGAACGTCAACGAGGTGATCGCGAGTCTCGCGGCGCGGGCCGGGGTCACGGTGCACCCCAACGACGACGTGAACATGTCGCAGTCGTCGAACGACACGTTCCCGACCGCGGTGCACGTCGCCGCGACCGAGGCCACCGTCAAGGATCTGGTGCCGGCACTCGACCACCTGCGACTCGCCCTGCTCGACAAGGCGACCCAGTGGCGGACGGTGGTGAAGTCGGGGCGCACGCATCTGATGGATGCCGTCCCGGTGACGCTCGGTCAGGAGTTCGGCGGGTATGCACACCAGGTCGAGGCGGGTATGGAGCGGGTGCTGGCGACACTCCCCCGGCTCGGTGAACTTCCGATCGGTGGTACCGCGGTGGGTACCGGGCTGAACGCCCCGGACGGGTTCGGCCCGCGGGTGGTGGCGGAGCTGGTGCGCACCACCGACCTCGATGCCCTGCGTCCCGCCCGCAACAGCTTCGAGGCGCAGGCCGCGCGGGACGGGCTGGTCGAGTTGTCGGGGGCGCTGCGCACGGTGGCGGTGTCGCTCACGAAGATCGCGAACGACGTCCGCTGGATGGGGTCGGGTCCGCTGACCGGGCTCGGGGAGATCCGGTTGCCGGATCTGCAGCCGGGCAGTTCGATCATGCCGGGCAAGGTCAATCCGGTTCTGCCGGAGGCGGTGACGCAGGTGGCCGCGCAGGTGGTGGGCAACGATGCGACGGTCGCGTGGGGCGGGGCTGCGGGCGCGTTCGAGTTGAACGTGTACATCCCGGTGATGGCCCGTAACGTGCTCGAGTCGATCCGGTTGCTGGCCAACGTGTCCCGCCTGTTCGCAGATCGGTGCATCGCCGGTCTCGAGGCGGACGAGGAGCGTCTGAGGACGCTCGCCGAGTCGTCGCCGTCGATCGTCACCCCGCTCAACTCGGCGATCGGCTACGAGGAGGCCGCGGCGGTCGCGAAGCAGGCGTTGCGGGAGAAGAAGACGATCCGGCAGACGGTGATCGACCGCGGACTGGTCGGTGACGGGCTGACCGAGGCGGAGCTGGACCGGCGTCTCGATGTGCTCGCGATGACGCAGGTCGACCGGGACGAGTGA
- a CDS encoding DUF885 domain-containing protein, translating into MEPDSLVRDYLLLGLRFDRLEEGFVDAYTGDPALRRQVENEPRPDPARLAVDARALRADLPSAGLSGERTRFLDAHLTALECSARKFAGEQIGFVDEVAAYFDVRIEPGDEDVYRDAHRRMDAVLPGPGTLAERMAAHRKADRIPPEKLRDCVDAFNSALRDRVRAEYALPDHERVDYEVVGDKPWSGFNYYLGGYRSTVAINSDLDQHMANLPRLIAHESYPGHHTEHCRKEAGLVGAGQLEQTLFVVNTPQCLMAEGLADLALESIVGAPGWGAWAQDIYADLGLRFDGERAEELSAASAGLLSVRQDAALLLHDRGRSADDVTAFLQRWTLSGPDRAKQSLRFLSSPLWRAYISTYVEGYRLLGSWLAQAPVGPQRSERFRRLLDEPLTPGVLRDDLVP; encoded by the coding sequence ATGGAACCGGACTCGCTGGTACGTGACTATCTGCTGCTGGGCCTGCGCTTCGACCGTCTCGAAGAGGGTTTCGTCGACGCCTACACCGGCGACCCCGCGCTGCGCCGGCAGGTGGAGAACGAACCGCGCCCCGACCCGGCCCGTCTCGCCGTCGACGCCCGGGCACTGCGCGCCGACCTGCCGTCGGCGGGACTGTCCGGTGAACGGACCCGGTTCCTCGACGCCCACCTGACCGCCCTCGAATGTTCGGCCCGGAAATTCGCGGGCGAACAGATCGGATTCGTCGACGAGGTGGCGGCCTACTTCGATGTCCGCATCGAACCCGGAGACGAGGACGTCTACCGCGACGCCCACCGCCGCATGGACGCCGTCCTTCCCGGGCCCGGCACCCTCGCCGAGCGCATGGCCGCACACCGGAAAGCGGACCGTATCCCGCCGGAGAAACTGCGGGACTGCGTCGACGCTTTCAACAGCGCGCTGCGCGACCGCGTCCGCGCCGAATACGCGCTCCCCGACCACGAACGCGTCGACTACGAGGTGGTCGGTGACAAACCGTGGTCCGGATTCAACTACTACCTCGGCGGCTACCGCTCCACCGTCGCCATCAACTCCGACCTCGACCAGCACATGGCGAACCTGCCGCGGCTCATCGCCCACGAGTCGTACCCCGGCCACCACACCGAACACTGCCGCAAGGAGGCCGGCCTCGTCGGCGCCGGACAACTCGAACAGACCCTGTTCGTCGTCAACACCCCGCAGTGCCTCATGGCCGAAGGCCTCGCCGACCTCGCCCTCGAGTCGATCGTCGGCGCCCCCGGATGGGGTGCGTGGGCGCAGGACATCTACGCCGACCTCGGCCTCCGCTTCGACGGCGAACGCGCCGAGGAACTGTCCGCGGCGTCCGCCGGGCTGCTGTCGGTCCGGCAGGACGCAGCCCTGCTGCTGCACGACAGAGGGCGCAGCGCCGACGACGTCACGGCGTTCCTGCAACGGTGGACACTGTCCGGACCCGATCGGGCGAAGCAGAGCCTGCGATTCCTGTCGTCGCCGCTGTGGCGCGCCTACATCAGCACGTACGTCGAGGGCTACCGGCTGCTCGGGTCCTGGTTGGCGCAGGCACCCGTCGGCCCGCAGCGCTCCGAACGGTTCCGTCGCCTCCTCGACGAACCGCTCACCCCAGGCGTGCTGCGCGACGACCTCGTTCCCTAG
- a CDS encoding nucleoside deaminase — protein MSHDSRYEVALAEAEAGFREGGIPIGAALFRGDELVARGRNLRVQDGDPILHGEMSCFRNAGRRTDHADMTLFTTLAPCPMCAGAILLFRVPRVVVGEDETFPGELELLRHRGVEVTVLSDPRALDLMRTMTSVRPELWSEDIGGR, from the coding sequence ATGTCGCACGACAGTCGATACGAGGTGGCACTCGCGGAAGCCGAGGCCGGGTTCCGGGAGGGCGGTATTCCGATCGGGGCGGCACTGTTCCGCGGCGACGAGTTGGTCGCCCGTGGCCGTAATCTGCGGGTACAGGACGGGGATCCGATTCTGCACGGCGAGATGAGTTGTTTCCGGAACGCCGGCCGCCGCACCGATCACGCCGACATGACGTTGTTCACGACGTTGGCGCCGTGTCCGATGTGTGCGGGGGCGATCCTGTTGTTCCGGGTGCCGCGTGTCGTCGTCGGCGAGGACGAGACGTTTCCCGGTGAGCTGGAGTTGCTGCGACACCGCGGTGTCGAGGTGACCGTGCTGTCCGATCCGCGGGCGCTCGACCTGATGCGCACGATGACCTCGGTGCGGCCCGAGTTGTGGTCGGAGGACATCGGTGGGCGGTAG
- the glyA gene encoding serine hydroxymethyltransferase translates to MTAAPADVNTASLAELDPEVATAMAGELSRQRDTLEMIASENFVPRAVLEAQGSVLTNKYAEGYPGRRYYGGCEYVDVVEDLARNRAKEVFGAEFANVQPHAGAQANAAVLMTLMNPGEKLLGMDLAHGGHLTHGMKLNFSGKLYQVASYGVREDTHVVDMDQVREIALRERPQVLIGGWSAYPRHLDFAAFRSIADEVGAKLWVDMAHFAGLVAAGLHPSPVPHADVVSTTVHKTLGGPRSGMILAKKEWAKKLNSSVFPGQQGGPLMHAIAAKAVAMKIAGTDEFKARQERTLAGSKILAERLGGADVAGNGISVLTGGTDVHLVLVDLRHSQLDGQQGEDLLHEIGITVNRNAVPFDPRPPMNPSGLRIGTPALATRGFGDAEFTEVADIIATALAAGTAADVPALRARVSKLAQNFPLYDGLETWGLLPQA, encoded by the coding sequence ATGACTGCTGCCCCCGCCGACGTGAACACCGCGTCGCTCGCTGAACTGGACCCCGAGGTCGCCACCGCGATGGCGGGCGAGCTGTCCCGTCAGCGCGACACCCTGGAGATGATCGCGTCGGAGAACTTCGTTCCCCGCGCCGTCCTCGAGGCCCAGGGCAGCGTCCTGACCAACAAGTACGCCGAGGGCTACCCGGGACGCCGCTACTACGGCGGCTGCGAGTACGTCGACGTCGTCGAGGACCTCGCCCGCAACCGCGCCAAGGAGGTCTTCGGCGCCGAGTTCGCGAACGTCCAGCCGCACGCCGGTGCGCAGGCCAACGCAGCCGTCCTGATGACGCTCATGAACCCGGGCGAGAAGCTCCTCGGCATGGATCTGGCGCACGGCGGCCACCTCACGCACGGCATGAAGCTCAACTTCTCCGGCAAGCTGTACCAGGTCGCGTCCTACGGTGTCCGTGAGGACACCCACGTCGTCGACATGGACCAGGTCCGCGAGATCGCGCTGCGCGAGCGCCCGCAGGTCCTCATCGGTGGCTGGTCGGCGTACCCGCGTCACCTCGACTTCGCGGCGTTCCGTTCGATCGCCGACGAGGTCGGCGCCAAGCTGTGGGTCGACATGGCGCACTTCGCCGGTCTCGTCGCCGCGGGCCTGCACCCGTCGCCCGTGCCGCACGCCGACGTCGTCTCCACCACCGTCCACAAGACCCTCGGTGGCCCCCGCTCCGGCATGATCCTGGCGAAGAAGGAGTGGGCCAAGAAGCTCAACTCCTCGGTCTTCCCCGGCCAGCAGGGCGGCCCGCTCATGCATGCGATCGCCGCGAAGGCCGTCGCCATGAAGATCGCCGGCACCGACGAGTTCAAGGCCCGCCAGGAGCGCACCCTGGCCGGTTCGAAGATCCTCGCCGAGCGTCTCGGTGGCGCCGACGTCGCCGGCAACGGCATCTCCGTCCTCACCGGTGGCACCGACGTGCACCTCGTGCTCGTCGACCTGCGGCACTCGCAGCTCGACGGCCAGCAGGGTGAGGATCTGCTCCACGAGATCGGTATCACCGTCAACCGCAACGCTGTGCCGTTCGACCCGCGCCCGCCGATGAACCCGTCCGGCCTGCGCATCGGCACCCCGGCGCTGGCCACCCGCGGCTTCGGCGACGCCGAGTTCACCGAGGTCGCCGACATCATCGCGACCGCCCTCGCCGCCGGCACCGCCGCCGATGTTCCGGCGCTGCGGGCCCGCGTCTCCAAGCTGGCGCAGAACTTCCCGCTGTACGACGGCCTCGAGACCTGGGGACTGTTGCCCCAGGCCTGA
- a CDS encoding RidA family protein, giving the protein MSVRYLTPVGMTQPTPYHHVAIGTGSRHVHVAGQIARLADGTPVAPEDLAGQVAQALRNTAVGLAAAGASFGDVVRLTFYVTGWQPEKITEFMAGVEQVAAEIGLPLPMPPASLIGVDYLFEPDVLVELEATAVLD; this is encoded by the coding sequence ATGAGCGTTCGATACCTCACCCCTGTCGGCATGACCCAGCCCACCCCGTATCACCACGTCGCGATCGGCACCGGCAGTCGGCACGTGCACGTCGCCGGACAGATCGCCCGGCTCGCCGACGGCACCCCTGTGGCCCCGGAGGATCTGGCCGGGCAGGTCGCCCAGGCCTTGAGGAACACCGCCGTCGGACTCGCCGCCGCGGGGGCGAGCTTCGGTGACGTCGTGCGACTGACGTTCTACGTCACCGGCTGGCAGCCCGAGAAGATCACCGAGTTCATGGCAGGCGTCGAACAGGTCGCCGCCGAGATCGGGCTGCCGTTGCCGATGCCGCCGGCCTCACTCATCGGGGTGGACTACCTGTTCGAACCCGATGTGCTCGTCGAACTCGAAGCGACCGCAGTCCTCGACTGA
- a CDS encoding helix-turn-helix domain-containing protein — MRDTTDDDDGELAVTPPHRELLDQVLDKWSLAVLNELCNGPSRFNDLRRAIPAVTQKSLTATLRRLERNGIITRDVLHTRPVAVQYRITPLGKTLRHPVDVVLAWADAHLPAIEDARIRFDTRPDS; from the coding sequence GTGCGCGATACCACCGACGACGACGACGGCGAGCTGGCCGTCACCCCACCGCATCGTGAACTCCTCGATCAGGTTCTCGACAAGTGGTCACTGGCGGTCCTCAACGAGTTGTGCAACGGCCCGAGCCGCTTCAACGACCTGCGACGCGCGATCCCCGCGGTCACTCAGAAATCGTTGACCGCGACACTGCGCCGCCTCGAACGCAACGGCATCATCACCCGCGACGTACTCCACACCCGACCCGTCGCCGTCCAGTACCGCATCACCCCGCTCGGCAAGACCCTGCGACATCCGGTCGACGTAGTGCTCGCCTGGGCCGATGCGCACCTGCCGGCGATCGAGGACGCCCGAATCCGCTTCGATACACGACCCGACAGCTGA
- a CDS encoding flavin-containing monooxygenase: MLACDSGHSRGWETLVNTRPPVCIIGAGCSGFTTAKRLKDFGIRFDCFESSDDVGGNWYYKNPNGHSSCYESLHIDTSTTRLQFEDFPAGDDWPHFPHHTLIHRYFRDYVEHFGLRDAITFGTSVDRAERGPDGRWLVTLDTGETRNYDALVVANGHHWSPRLPDFPGHFDGVILHSHEYLSPFEPIDMRGKKIVVVGMGNSALDIASELSHRSIAEHVWVSARRGVWVLSKYRNGKPADKMMRPVWMPKKLGLSLSRKAIKKSIGNMEDYGLPEPDHEPLSAHPSVSIDFLAKSASGDLTCVPGIARLDGDAIVCTDGQRIEADVIVYATGYEMKFPFFEDPALQPNSDHQLPLFKRMIKPGVDNLYYMGLAQASPTIVNLAEQQSKLVARHLTGAYTLPTVPEMNDVIATDERLHLGQYYSAPRHTIQVDFARYVRDLKKEIDAGEKRSGEQSPAPRRITAPRAAAR, from the coding sequence ATGCTAGCCTGCGATTCTGGTCACAGTCGAGGTTGGGAGACGCTCGTGAACACACGCCCCCCGGTCTGCATCATCGGTGCCGGATGCTCCGGATTCACCACCGCGAAACGGTTGAAGGACTTCGGGATTCGTTTCGACTGCTTCGAGTCGTCGGACGACGTCGGCGGAAACTGGTACTACAAGAATCCGAACGGGCATTCGTCCTGCTACGAGTCGCTGCACATCGACACGTCCACGACGCGCCTACAGTTCGAGGATTTCCCGGCCGGTGACGACTGGCCGCACTTCCCGCACCACACGCTCATCCACCGGTACTTCCGGGACTACGTCGAGCATTTCGGGTTGCGGGACGCGATCACGTTCGGCACGTCCGTGGACAGGGCCGAGCGCGGTCCGGACGGCCGCTGGCTCGTCACCCTCGACACCGGCGAGACCCGGAACTACGACGCGCTGGTCGTCGCCAACGGCCATCACTGGAGTCCGCGTCTGCCCGATTTCCCCGGGCACTTCGACGGCGTCATCCTGCACAGTCACGAGTATCTGAGCCCGTTCGAGCCGATCGACATGCGCGGCAAGAAGATCGTGGTGGTCGGCATGGGCAATTCGGCGCTCGACATCGCGTCCGAGTTGTCGCACCGGTCCATCGCCGAGCACGTGTGGGTCTCGGCGCGGCGCGGCGTGTGGGTGCTGAGCAAGTACCGCAACGGCAAGCCGGCCGACAAGATGATGCGTCCGGTGTGGATGCCGAAGAAGCTCGGGCTGAGCCTGTCCCGCAAGGCGATCAAGAAGTCGATCGGCAACATGGAGGACTACGGACTGCCCGAGCCGGATCACGAACCACTGTCGGCGCACCCGTCGGTGAGCATCGATTTCCTCGCGAAGTCGGCGTCCGGCGACCTGACGTGCGTGCCGGGGATCGCCCGTCTCGACGGGGACGCGATCGTGTGCACCGACGGGCAGCGCATCGAGGCGGACGTCATCGTCTACGCCACCGGCTACGAGATGAAGTTTCCGTTCTTCGAGGACCCGGCCCTGCAACCGAACTCGGATCATCAACTGCCGCTGTTCAAACGGATGATCAAGCCCGGTGTCGACAACCTGTACTACATGGGGCTCGCGCAGGCGTCACCGACGATCGTGAACCTCGCGGAGCAGCAGAGCAAGCTCGTGGCCCGCCACCTGACCGGCGCCTACACACTGCCGACGGTGCCCGAGATGAACGACGTCATCGCCACCGACGAACGCCTGCACCTGGGCCAGTACTACAGCGCGCCGCGGCACACGATCCAGGTGGACTTCGCCCGGTACGTGCGGGACCTGAAGAAGGAGATCGACGCCGGAGAGAAACGGTCCGGCGAGCAGTCTCCCGCGCCGCGTCGCATCACCGCGCCCCGGGCGGCGGCCCGGTGA
- the glpX gene encoding class II fructose-bisphosphatase codes for MTASTPSSRREAPDRNLALELVRVTEAAAMAAGRWVGRGDKEGGDGAAVDAMRHMVSSVSMQGVVVIGEGEKDEAPMLYNGEEVGNGDGPLCDVAVDPIDGTTLMSKGAPGSIAVLAVAERGAMFDPSAVFYMDKIAVGPEAADVIDLSAGVAENIRRVAKAKNRAVSDTTVTILDRPRHAEIIREIRETGARIRLISDGDVAGAIATARPESGVDMLLGIGGTPEGIIAAAALRCMGGALQGKLAPTDDAERQKAIDAGHDLDRVLRTEELVTGENIFFCATGVTDGDLLKGVRYYGGGATTQSIVMRSKSGTVRMIEAYHRLEKLHEFSSINFDGVEGAQPPLP; via the coding sequence ATGACGGCCAGCACCCCATCGAGTCGCCGCGAGGCCCCCGACCGCAACCTCGCTCTCGAGCTGGTACGCGTCACCGAAGCTGCGGCCATGGCCGCCGGCCGTTGGGTCGGACGAGGCGACAAGGAAGGCGGCGACGGCGCCGCCGTCGATGCGATGCGTCACATGGTGAGCTCCGTCTCCATGCAGGGCGTCGTCGTCATCGGCGAGGGCGAGAAGGACGAAGCCCCGATGCTCTACAACGGCGAGGAAGTCGGCAACGGCGACGGCCCGCTGTGCGACGTGGCGGTCGACCCGATCGACGGCACGACGCTGATGAGCAAGGGCGCACCGGGCTCGATCGCGGTGCTCGCGGTCGCCGAGCGCGGCGCCATGTTCGACCCGTCCGCAGTGTTCTACATGGACAAGATCGCGGTCGGCCCCGAGGCCGCCGACGTCATCGACCTGTCCGCCGGTGTCGCCGAGAACATCCGTCGCGTCGCGAAGGCGAAGAACCGCGCCGTCTCCGACACGACCGTGACCATCCTGGACCGTCCGCGTCACGCCGAGATCATCCGTGAGATCCGCGAGACCGGCGCCCGCATCCGCCTGATCTCCGACGGCGACGTGGCCGGCGCGATCGCGACGGCCCGCCCCGAGTCCGGCGTCGACATGCTCCTCGGCATCGGCGGCACCCCCGAGGGCATCATCGCCGCCGCCGCGCTGCGCTGCATGGGCGGCGCCCTGCAGGGCAAGCTCGCCCCCACGGACGACGCCGAGCGCCAGAAGGCGATCGACGCCGGCCACGACCTGGACCGCGTCCTGCGTACCGAGGAACTCGTCACCGGCGAGAACATCTTCTTCTGCGCGACCGGTGTCACCGACGGCGACCTGCTCAAGGGTGTGCGCTACTACGGCGGCGGCGCGACGACGCAGTCGATCGTCATGCGCAGCAAGTCCGGCACGGTCCGCATGATCGAGGCCTACCACCGCCTCGAGAAGCTGCACGAGTTCTCGTCGATCAACTTCGACGGGGTCGAGGGCGCGCAGCCGCCGCTGCCGTGA
- a CDS encoding TetR/AcrR family transcriptional regulator: MTTQRDRQKQQTRRNLLESAKKLFVDRGYAAVTIDDIVADVGCSRATFYLHFGGKTDVLEKISAETMRQRPKVIYGQLDDVLAAGSKTEFADWVRRALAWFEENQAILPAWDEAVALEPEFKQVARRAIDDLAAAMPRYLDRWGEDRRDEARLRIELLVSQLERFFTRWAVQGTIDLPADTVAQVLTDIWFPALTP; this comes from the coding sequence ATGACGACGCAACGTGACCGGCAGAAGCAGCAGACACGCCGCAACCTCCTGGAATCGGCGAAGAAACTGTTCGTCGACCGCGGGTACGCGGCCGTGACGATCGACGACATCGTTGCGGACGTCGGATGCAGCCGGGCCACGTTCTACCTGCACTTCGGCGGCAAGACGGACGTGCTCGAGAAGATCAGTGCCGAGACGATGCGGCAGCGTCCGAAAGTGATCTACGGGCAACTCGACGACGTGCTCGCGGCCGGGTCGAAGACCGAGTTCGCCGACTGGGTGCGCCGGGCCCTCGCCTGGTTCGAGGAGAACCAGGCGATCCTGCCGGCCTGGGACGAGGCCGTCGCACTCGAACCGGAGTTCAAACAGGTGGCGCGACGTGCGATCGACGACCTGGCCGCCGCGATGCCCCGCTACCTCGACCGCTGGGGCGAGGATCGGCGCGACGAGGCCCGGCTGCGGATCGAACTGCTGGTCAGCCAGCTCGAACGGTTCTTCACCCGGTGGGCGGTGCAGGGCACCATCGACCTGCCCGCCGACACGGTGGCCCAGGTGCTGACCGACATCTGGTTCCCGGCACTCACCCCGTGA
- the coaA gene encoding type I pantothenate kinase, translating into MARVSESSPYVEFDRKQWRKLRKSTPLVLTEQELVGLRGLGEQIDLDEVAEVYLPLARLIHLQVAARQRLFAATATFLGDKHPDRQVPFVIGVAGSVAVGKSTTARVLQALLARWEHHPRVDLVTTDGFLYPTAELTRRGIMHRKGFPESYDRRKLLRFVTEVKSGAEEVTAPVYSHVSYDVVPGQHHLIRQPDILIIEGLNVLQTGPRLMVSDLFDFSIYVDARIEDIERWYIKRFLALRKTSFADPNAHFHHYAALSDEHATLAAEDIWNSINRPNLVENILPTRPRATLVLRKDADHTINRLRLRKL; encoded by the coding sequence ATGGCGCGGGTGAGCGAGTCCAGCCCGTACGTCGAGTTCGACCGCAAGCAGTGGCGCAAGCTGCGCAAGTCGACGCCGTTGGTGCTCACCGAACAGGAACTCGTCGGGTTGCGCGGTCTCGGTGAGCAGATCGACCTCGACGAGGTCGCCGAGGTGTATCTGCCGCTGGCCCGTCTGATCCATCTGCAGGTCGCGGCCCGTCAGCGTCTGTTCGCGGCGACTGCGACGTTCCTCGGGGACAAGCATCCGGATCGGCAGGTGCCGTTCGTGATCGGTGTGGCCGGCAGTGTCGCGGTCGGCAAGTCGACGACGGCCCGTGTCCTGCAGGCGCTGCTGGCCCGGTGGGAGCACCATCCGCGCGTCGATCTCGTCACCACCGACGGGTTCCTGTACCCCACCGCGGAGCTGACCCGTCGCGGCATCATGCACCGCAAGGGTTTCCCGGAGAGCTACGACCGGCGCAAGCTGCTGCGGTTCGTCACCGAGGTCAAGTCGGGCGCCGAAGAGGTTACTGCCCCCGTGTATTCGCACGTCTCGTACGACGTGGTCCCGGGCCAGCACCATCTGATCCGGCAGCCCGACATCCTCATCATCGAGGGTCTCAACGTGCTGCAGACCGGGCCGCGGCTGATGGTGTCGGACCTGTTCGATTTCTCGATCTACGTCGACGCCCGCATCGAGGACATCGAACGCTGGTACATCAAACGTTTTCTGGCGCTGCGGAAGACGTCGTTCGCAGATCCGAACGCGCACTTCCACCACTATGCGGCCCTGTCCGACGAGCATGCGACGCTCGCGGCGGAGGACATCTGGAACTCCATCAACCGGCCGAACCTGGTGGAGAACATTCTGCCGACCCGGCCGCGGGCGACGCTGGTGCTGCGCAAGGATGCCGACCACACCATCAACCGGCTGCGACTGCGCAAGCTCTGA
- a CDS encoding PhoH family protein, which yields MTDISSVRTYVLDTSVLLSDPWAVTRFAEHEVVLPLVVIGELEDKRHHHELGWFAREALRMFDDLRLEHGRLDRPVPIGDAGGTLQVELNHTDPAVLPVGFRTDSNDSRILACALNLAADGKDVVLVSKDIPLRVKAGAVGLPADEFRAHDVIPSGWSGMAELDVAPGVVDHLFADGLVDLDEARELPCHTGLRLLGGTSSALGRVTPDKRVQVVRGDREAFGLHGRSAEQRVALELLLDESIGIVSLGGKAGTGKSALALTAGLEAVLERRSHRKVVVFRPLYAVGGQELGYLPGSESEKMEPWAQAVFDTLDGLASPEVIEEVLRRGMLEVLPLTHIRGRSLHDSFVIVDEAQSLERGVLLTVLSRLGTGSRVVLTHDVAQRDNLRVGRHDGVAAVIEKLKGHPLFAHITLTRSERSPIAALVTEMLEEFGPNM from the coding sequence GTGACCGACATCAGCTCCGTCCGCACCTACGTTCTCGACACCTCGGTTCTGCTCTCGGATCCGTGGGCCGTCACCCGGTTCGCCGAACACGAGGTGGTGCTGCCACTCGTCGTGATCGGCGAACTCGAGGACAAACGCCACCACCACGAACTGGGTTGGTTCGCCCGGGAAGCGCTGCGGATGTTCGACGATCTCCGGCTCGAACACGGCCGCCTCGACCGGCCCGTCCCGATCGGCGACGCCGGCGGCACCCTCCAGGTGGAACTCAATCACACCGACCCGGCCGTGCTTCCCGTCGGATTCCGCACGGACAGCAACGATTCCAGAATCCTGGCGTGTGCCCTCAATCTCGCTGCCGACGGCAAGGACGTCGTCCTCGTCAGCAAGGACATCCCGTTGCGTGTCAAGGCGGGGGCGGTCGGTCTGCCCGCCGACGAGTTCCGTGCCCACGACGTGATCCCGTCCGGATGGTCCGGGATGGCCGAACTCGACGTCGCTCCCGGCGTCGTCGACCACCTGTTCGCCGACGGCCTCGTCGACCTCGACGAGGCCCGGGAGTTGCCGTGCCACACCGGTCTCCGACTGCTCGGCGGCACGTCCAGCGCACTCGGCCGGGTCACCCCCGACAAACGGGTCCAGGTGGTGCGCGGCGACCGGGAGGCGTTCGGCCTGCACGGACGGTCCGCCGAACAGCGGGTGGCCCTCGAACTGCTCCTCGACGAAAGCATCGGCATCGTGTCGCTCGGCGGCAAAGCCGGCACCGGCAAATCGGCGCTGGCCCTCACCGCGGGCCTCGAGGCGGTCCTGGAACGCCGCAGCCACCGCAAAGTCGTCGTCTTCCGTCCGCTGTACGCCGTCGGCGGCCAGGAACTCGGCTACCTGCCGGGCAGCGAGAGCGAGAAGATGGAGCCGTGGGCGCAGGCCGTCTTCGACACCCTCGACGGACTCGCGAGCCCCGAGGTCATCGAGGAGGTACTACGCCGCGGCATGCTCGAAGTCCTGCCGCTCACTCACATTCGCGGACGATCCCTCCACGACTCGTTCGTGATCGTCGACGAGGCCCAATCCCTCGAACGCGGTGTCCTGCTCACCGTCCTGTCCCGGCTCGGAACCGGATCCCGTGTCGTCCTCACCCACGACGTCGCCCAGCGCGACAACCTGCGGGTCGGACGACACGACGGCGTCGCCGCGGTGATCGAGAAGCTCAAGGGGCATCCGCTGTTCGCGCACATCACCCTGACCCGCAGCGAACGCTCGCCGATCGCGGCACTGGTGACGGAGATGCTCGAAGAGTTCGGCCCGAACATGTGA